Proteins encoded together in one Thermomonospora curvata DSM 43183 window:
- a CDS encoding cellulose binding domain-containing protein, whose product MERTRAVTGRRDALTRPSGTVCPAGGWSAELTVSGDTWTFTDALWNAALASGASTAIGLNGAHSGAGSLPIAFAPNGAPCATG is encoded by the coding sequence ATCGAGCGCACCCGCGCTGTGACCGGCCGGCGGGACGCCCTGACCCGGCCTTCCGGGACGGTGTGCCCGGCCGGCGGGTGGAGCGCCGAGCTGACCGTCTCCGGCGACACCTGGACGTTCACCGACGCCCTCTGGAACGCCGCCTTGGCCTCCGGCGCGTCCACCGCCATCGGTCTCAACGGTGCCCACTCCGGTGCCGGCTCCCTCCCCATCGCTTTCGCCCCGAACGGCGCCCCCTGCGCCACGGGCTGA
- a CDS encoding fibronectin type III domain-containing protein produces MEWADEMSRHTKSIDSNHMVAVGDEGFLNRSDDSAWIHNAADGVDHEAPTRLPAIGFGITATGATMSWTASTDDRGVGGHDVYRRTGDSNEKAGTASTNSLTLTDLKPGTEYTLSSPGTQQAIPLSRPAPSPSPPPRARRPTGRPMPGPAASRARRPSSAPAL; encoded by the coding sequence ATGGAGTGGGCCGACGAGATGTCCCGGCACACCAAGAGCATCGATTCCAACCACATGGTGGCGGTGGGCGATGAGGGTTTCCTGAACCGGAGCGACGACTCCGCCTGGATCCACAACGCCGCCGACGGGGTCGATCACGAGGCCCCGACCCGGCTGCCGGCGATCGGCTTCGGCATCACCGCCACCGGCGCGACAATGTCGTGGACGGCCTCTACCGACGACCGCGGAGTGGGCGGACACGACGTCTACCGCAGGACCGGGGACTCCAACGAGAAGGCCGGCACCGCCTCCACCAATTCCCTCACCCTCACCGACCTGAAGCCCGGGACCGAGTACACCTTGTCATCGCCCGGAACGCAGCAGGCAATACCTCTGAGCCGTCCGGCACCGTCGCCTTCACCACCACCCCGTGCACGGCGACCTACCGGCCGGCCAATGCCTGGCCCGGCGGCTTCCAGGGCGAGGCGGCCATCGAGCGCACCCGCGCTGTGA
- a CDS encoding BtrH N-terminal domain-containing protein gives MAPVMIRDYPHRLGGHCGSGALRDLIEWAGLGWGGPPGEALVFGLGGGLSFHLMHLPGMTPSFYLGGRSADLELDLCRRLGIAVEKRQTGDPAEAWSWVTAELDAGRPVMVWADIIHLPYLRVRLSNSRHDLVVVGYDEQAGIAYVADNDREDIQQVPLDALAKARDSRGFPGPNRHATFPMRFPEKLPDLLPVAREAAACSAANLRDGRDGLHGLLPGRVGYTGGLEGIERFAAEIARWPDELDPDALSGAYRALRVFIEKAGTGGGLFRRLQAGFCHEVAERTGETSFQVAAEAYDACAETWSRLAAAATAPEPDREEIAKIASDLPVLEERAARALAVAGQG, from the coding sequence GTGGCACCAGTGATGATCCGGGACTACCCGCACCGGCTCGGCGGGCACTGCGGGTCGGGCGCGCTGCGGGACCTGATCGAATGGGCCGGGCTCGGCTGGGGAGGGCCGCCCGGCGAGGCCCTGGTCTTCGGGCTCGGCGGCGGGCTGTCCTTCCACCTGATGCATCTTCCGGGGATGACCCCCTCCTTCTACCTCGGCGGCCGCAGCGCGGACCTGGAACTGGACCTGTGCCGCCGGCTGGGCATCGCCGTCGAGAAGCGCCAGACCGGCGACCCGGCCGAGGCCTGGTCCTGGGTCACCGCCGAACTGGACGCCGGACGGCCGGTCATGGTGTGGGCCGACATCATCCACCTGCCCTACCTGCGGGTACGGCTCAGCAACAGCCGCCACGACCTGGTCGTCGTCGGCTACGACGAGCAGGCGGGCATCGCCTACGTCGCCGACAACGACCGGGAGGACATCCAGCAGGTCCCCCTGGACGCCCTGGCCAAGGCCCGCGACTCCCGCGGCTTCCCCGGCCCCAACCGGCACGCCACCTTCCCCATGCGCTTCCCCGAGAAGCTGCCCGACCTGCTGCCGGTGGCGCGGGAGGCGGCCGCGTGCTCGGCGGCCAACCTGCGGGACGGCCGGGACGGGCTGCACGGCCTGCTGCCCGGCCGGGTCGGGTACACCGGCGGGCTGGAGGGCATCGAGCGGTTCGCCGCCGAGATCGCCCGATGGCCCGACGAACTCGACCCGGACGCCCTGAGCGGCGCCTACCGCGCATTGCGTGTCTTCATCGAGAAGGCCGGGACCGGGGGCGGGCTGTTCCGCCGGTTGCAGGCCGGGTTCTGCCACGAGGTCGCCGAACGCACCGGTGAGACGTCCTTCCAGGTGGCGGCCGAGGCCTACGACGCCTGCGCCGAGACCTGGAGCCGCCTGGCCGCCGCGGCCACCGCCCCCGAGCCCGACCGCGAGGAGATCGCGAAGATCGCCTCCGACCTGCCCGTGCTGGAGGAACGCGCGGCCCGCGCCCTGGCGGTGGCGGGCCAGGGCTGA